In Musa acuminata AAA Group cultivar baxijiao chromosome BXJ2-8, Cavendish_Baxijiao_AAA, whole genome shotgun sequence, one genomic interval encodes:
- the LOC103974581 gene encoding transcription factor bHLH75-like has translation MGEFAEGFDCLVPYLRFMEMDPNLELTRQLAELNDSVTEKPSLGLTDYSSDYYLLDHPVFSVPFIDDLSSLLPVECQVPIPEPQPVTGSFAEQTHGDRKRKTMTSPHARYGNYSDAFLEAGRAQAKTKKQKNGAESGDRGQSNSREVEKPKEVVHVRARSGQATDSHSLAERERRKKINERMKRLQNQVPGCHKMMGMARMLDQTIHYVRSLQKQVEFLSMELSVASYFYDCSLGVEAPAATEADKAQKGQEAERLRREGYGDRTSFHSSVPF, from the exons ATGGGGGAGTTTGCTGAGGGATTCGATTGCCTCGTGCCCTACCTCCGTTTCATGGAAATGGATCCCAACTTGGAGCTGACGAGGCAGCTCGCAGAGCTAAATGACTCCGTCACGGAGAAGCCAAGCCTGGGATTGACGGATTACTCCAGCGATTACTACTTACTCGACCACCCTGTGTTCTCGGTGCCGTTTATTGATGACTTGTCCAGCTTGTTGCCTGTAGAGTGTCAAGTGCCAATTCCGGAGCCGCAGCCTGTCACAGGCTCTTTTGCAGAGCAGACTCACGGAGACAGAAAAAGGAAGACGATGACATCACCTCATGCAAGATACGGGAACTATTCGGACGCCTTCTTAGAGGCTGGCAGGGCACAAGCTAAGACGAAGAAGCAGAAGAAT GGTGCAGAAAGTGGGGATAGAGGCCAAAGCAATTCAAGGGAAGTCGAGAAGCCCAAGGAGGTGGTTCATGTGAGGGCAAGAAGTGGCCAAGCCACTGATAGCCACAGCCTAGCTGAGCGG gagagaaggaagaagatcaATGAAAGAATGAAGCGTCTACAAAACCAGGTTCCTGGATGTCACAAG ATGATGGGTATGGCACGGATGCTGGATCAGACCATTCACTACGTGCGATCACTGCAGAAGCAAGTAGAG TTTCTCTCGATGGAACTATCGGTTGCTAGCTATTTCTACGACTGCAGCTTGGGCGTGGAGGCTCCTGCAGCAACAGAG GCAGATAAAGCACAGAAAGGGCAAGAGGCAGAGAGACTGCGGAGGGAGGGGTATGGGGATCGCACCAGCTTCCACTCATCGGTGCCCTTTTGA